In a single window of the Paenibacillus sp. MMS20-IR301 genome:
- a CDS encoding carbohydrate ABC transporter permease: MVRRCQTVARKKFEFSKLFINLLFTVLSLVVILPFLLVVAVSLTDEKSLTANGYQFIPEKISLDAYRYLLDAPDILFRAYGVTLTITIVGALLGLLLTAMTAYVISRQDYRYNRVTTFYVFFTMLFSGGLVPSYILITQYLHLKDSLWALILPILLSPFNIMVMKGFMSKIPLEIIESAKIDGAREFRIFFRIILPLSTPALATLGLLISFTYWNEWFNAMLYIDDPNKVPLQLLLVRTLNSIEFLTTNSEFTGQLGIDLSSFPNSSARMAIAVLAGGPMLVIFPFFQRFFVKGLTVGSLKG, from the coding sequence ATGGTAAGGAGGTGCCAGACAGTGGCCCGCAAAAAATTCGAATTCTCCAAGCTGTTCATTAATCTGCTGTTTACGGTACTCTCGCTTGTAGTCATTCTGCCGTTCCTGCTGGTCGTTGCCGTGTCGCTGACGGACGAAAAGTCGCTGACCGCCAACGGATACCAGTTCATCCCGGAAAAAATCAGTCTGGATGCCTACCGCTATCTGCTGGATGCCCCGGACATTCTGTTCCGTGCTTACGGGGTGACCCTCACCATCACTATAGTTGGAGCGCTGTTAGGCCTGCTGCTGACTGCGATGACCGCGTACGTCATTTCCCGGCAGGATTACCGGTATAACCGGGTGACCACCTTTTATGTGTTCTTTACGATGCTGTTCAGCGGCGGGCTCGTTCCCTCCTACATCCTCATTACGCAATACCTGCATCTGAAGGACAGTCTGTGGGCGCTGATTCTGCCGATCCTGCTGTCGCCGTTCAACATTATGGTCATGAAAGGGTTCATGTCCAAGATTCCGCTTGAGATCATTGAATCGGCCAAAATCGACGGGGCGCGGGAGTTCCGCATCTTCTTCCGGATCATTCTGCCGCTCTCCACTCCGGCGCTGGCCACACTGGGGCTGCTGATCTCCTTCACCTACTGGAACGAATGGTTTAACGCGATGCTCTACATCGATGATCCGAATAAGGTGCCGCTGCAGCTGCTGCTGGTGCGGACGCTCAACAGTATTGAGTTTCTCACAACCAATTCGGAGTTTACCGGACAGCTTGGCATTGATTTGTCCAGCTTCCCGAACAGCTCGGCGCGGATGGCGATTGCGGTGCTGGCCGGCGGTCCGATGCTGGTGATCTTCCCGTTTTTTCAGCGGTTTTTTGTCAAAGGACTTACGGTTGGCTCCCTAAAGGGTTAA
- a CDS encoding ABC transporter substrate-binding protein produces the protein MKKRLFGVLALVLLASSVLSACGGNGNNGNNGNSAGGTATEGAQTAAPATDSGSAELKPVELTWYYPLSQLQADQAKVQEEVNKIVQEKINATVKLMPVAVGDYVQKMNTVLAAGEKFDILWTGYMLKPEELVRKGAIQPMDALLEQYAPELKADVPQVMWDGLSVDGEIYGIPNQQINGSRYGFIIQKRFADKYNLDTASIKKIADIEPFLAQIKQNEPDIIPFGVFGTSFINPQSHDDQYWVVPGLDDHFYIKTDDPTYTLHRYPEEELDNFRLASKWYKEGYIYKDAATEKMNDYLTKGQIAVDFNVTLKPGVEAEVKAKNGGNEVITVPLSDWFSNGYSATTNQSISRTSANPERAMMLLNLVNTDKALYNLLANGVEGVHYEKTTGDYIKALPDSRYMPNMDWVFGSVFNSYLKEGQPENVWEETKKINSDSEVNPVGAFKFNSEPVNTEIANLNAVWGEYKRGLVTGTLDFEETWPALYGKLKEAGEEKYVAEVTKQFEQFLKDKGLKK, from the coding sequence ATGAAAAAAAGACTGTTTGGAGTTCTGGCGCTCGTCTTGCTGGCGTCATCGGTGCTTAGCGCCTGCGGCGGTAACGGCAACAATGGAAACAACGGCAACAGTGCAGGAGGCACTGCCACGGAAGGCGCACAGACGGCGGCTCCGGCTACGGACTCAGGCTCAGCAGAGCTAAAGCCGGTCGAACTGACCTGGTATTATCCGCTGTCACAGCTGCAGGCCGACCAGGCTAAGGTGCAGGAGGAAGTCAACAAGATTGTGCAGGAGAAAATCAATGCCACAGTCAAGCTGATGCCGGTCGCTGTCGGGGACTATGTGCAGAAGATGAATACGGTGCTGGCTGCCGGTGAGAAATTCGACATTCTCTGGACCGGGTATATGCTGAAGCCGGAGGAGCTGGTCCGTAAAGGCGCGATTCAGCCGATGGATGCGCTGCTGGAGCAATATGCCCCTGAGCTGAAGGCCGATGTGCCGCAGGTGATGTGGGACGGCCTCTCGGTAGACGGGGAAATTTACGGGATTCCGAACCAGCAGATCAACGGCTCGCGTTACGGATTCATTATCCAGAAGCGTTTTGCCGACAAGTACAATCTTGACACCGCTTCCATCAAAAAGATCGCTGATATTGAGCCGTTCCTGGCCCAGATCAAGCAGAACGAACCGGACATTATCCCATTCGGCGTCTTCGGCACCTCCTTTATCAATCCGCAGTCGCATGATGACCAGTACTGGGTAGTTCCGGGCCTGGATGACCACTTCTATATCAAGACTGATGATCCTACCTATACCCTGCACCGTTACCCGGAAGAGGAGCTCGACAATTTCCGGCTGGCCAGCAAATGGTATAAGGAAGGTTATATCTACAAAGATGCCGCTACGGAAAAAATGAACGATTATCTGACCAAAGGCCAGATTGCCGTTGACTTCAACGTTACGCTTAAGCCGGGTGTTGAGGCGGAAGTGAAAGCCAAAAACGGCGGTAACGAAGTCATTACGGTTCCGCTGAGCGACTGGTTCTCCAACGGCTATTCGGCAACGACCAACCAGTCGATCAGCCGCACGTCTGCCAATCCTGAACGGGCTATGATGCTGCTCAACCTGGTGAACACCGATAAGGCGCTGTACAATCTGCTCGCCAATGGTGTAGAAGGTGTCCACTACGAGAAGACAACAGGCGATTACATCAAGGCACTGCCGGATTCACGTTATATGCCGAATATGGACTGGGTTTTTGGCAGCGTCTTCAATTCCTATCTGAAGGAAGGCCAGCCGGAGAATGTCTGGGAAGAAACCAAGAAGATCAATTCCGATTCCGAGGTTAATCCTGTCGGCGCCTTCAAGTTCAACTCCGAGCCGGTCAATACGGAGATTGCCAACCTGAACGCCGTCTGGGGCGAATACAAGCGGGGACTTGTTACAGGCACCCTGGATTTCGAAGAAACCTGGCCAGCACTGTACGGCAAGCTGAAGGAAGCCGGCGAAGAGAAGTATGTAGCGGAAGTAACGAAGCAGTTCGAACAGTTCCTGAAGGATAAAGGCTTGAAGAAGTAA